Proteins from a single region of Chryseobacterium scophthalmum:
- a CDS encoding (R)-mandelonitrile lyase, protein MDQENTAALFPKGDQLPKEWFTGNAFLSPLVSKDKNNEFSAGAVTFEIRARTNWHTHPKGQVLIVTEGSGFYQEKGKQPQIIKKGDIINIPENVEHWHGASAKTAMTHIAITNFKEDVQVTWLKPVTDEEFNEANHEK, encoded by the coding sequence ATGGATCAAGAAAATACCGCAGCACTCTTTCCGAAAGGCGACCAATTACCCAAAGAATGGTTTACCGGAAATGCATTTTTATCACCTTTGGTAAGTAAAGATAAAAATAATGAATTTTCTGCAGGCGCAGTAACGTTTGAAATTAGAGCAAGAACCAATTGGCATACGCATCCGAAAGGTCAGGTTTTGATTGTAACGGAAGGTTCCGGCTTTTATCAGGAAAAAGGGAAACAGCCACAAATCATCAAAAAAGGGGACATTATAAATATTCCTGAAAATGTTGAGCATTGGCACGGTGCATCTGCTAAGACGGCAATGACGCATATTGCTATCACCAACTTTAAAGAAGATGTACAGGTAACGTGGTTAAAACCTGTGACAGATGAAGAATTTAATGAAGCTAATCATGAAAAATAA
- a CDS encoding alpha/beta hydrolase, whose protein sequence is MKKLTLIFATIILSLSQFSAQTKQKSLDKSSKKMNTTEHYTFKLSNKVIRTSVTFKNRYGITLSGDLYLPKNVGNEKLAALAISGPFGAVKEQSSGLYANEMAERGFAVIAFDPSYTGESSGEPRNLASPEINTEDFSAAVDFLGLQKNVDRNRVGIIGICGFGGFALNATAADKRVKAVATTSLYDMTRVMSKGYNDSVTPKQRNQTLEDLNQQRWKDAENGKPAKGTRNLPETLKGDEPQFVKEYFDYYRTPRGFHANSLNSNGAWLITNPLSFMNMPILMYVKEISPRPMLLIAGENAHSRYFSEDIYKSAAEPKELMIIPNAVHVDLYDKVDVIPFDKLESFFKTNLK, encoded by the coding sequence ATGAAGAAACTCACCTTAATTTTTGCGACAATAATATTGTCTTTAAGCCAATTTTCGGCTCAAACCAAACAAAAGTCATTAGATAAAAGCTCAAAGAAAATGAATACAACAGAACATTATACTTTCAAGCTCAGTAATAAAGTAATCAGAACCTCAGTAACTTTCAAAAACCGATACGGAATTACATTGAGCGGAGATCTATATCTTCCAAAAAACGTGGGAAATGAAAAATTAGCGGCATTGGCAATTAGTGGTCCATTTGGTGCGGTAAAAGAGCAATCATCAGGTTTGTACGCCAACGAAATGGCCGAAAGAGGTTTTGCAGTCATCGCTTTTGACCCATCTTATACAGGAGAAAGTAGTGGTGAGCCAAGAAATTTAGCATCACCTGAAATCAATACAGAAGATTTTAGTGCAGCGGTTGACTTTCTGGGTCTTCAAAAGAATGTAGACAGAAATAGGGTAGGAATTATCGGTATTTGTGGTTTTGGTGGTTTTGCACTTAATGCAACAGCGGCAGATAAACGAGTGAAAGCTGTTGCTACAACAAGTTTGTATGATATGACACGAGTAATGTCGAAAGGTTATAATGATTCTGTAACACCAAAACAGCGCAATCAGACTTTGGAAGATTTGAACCAACAACGATGGAAAGATGCTGAAAACGGAAAACCAGCCAAAGGTACAAGAAATTTACCCGAAACTTTGAAAGGTGACGAGCCGCAATTTGTAAAAGAATATTTTGATTATTACAGAACACCTCGTGGTTTTCATGCCAATTCGCTTAATTCTAATGGAGCGTGGTTGATTACCAATCCGCTGTCGTTTATGAATATGCCGATATTAATGTATGTGAAAGAAATTTCGCCAAGACCTATGCTTTTGATTGCGGGTGAAAATGCCCATTCAAGGTATTTCAGTGAAGATATTTATAAATCTGCAGCTGAGCCGAAAGAGCTAATGATTATTCCTAATGCGGTACATGTTGACTTGTATGATAAAGTAGATGTTATTCCTTTTGATAAACTGGAAAGTTTCTTTAAAACAAATCTGAAATAA
- a CDS encoding outer membrane beta-barrel family protein, translating to MSTPIEIYLYDNENQLIKTIITKESKFEFNDLRSNTYYLQISSGETEQKEKPFLLNRDENFNIIYHPKIKDIEAITITREKKKFSVENGNITLDITDSPLNKVATSSELLTKLPFVTLDANGEGVSVVGKGNPLLYVDNQRVDFSTLSGISVEDIKSVEIIRNPSVKYESEGKAVIKINLKKSKKDGSKLSLSETATFQKRFSNYFNANFQQKKNKTEWKINAAFNAVQHWESNGYNYTVPSKNISSDYTIVSITNRPQTIFGASLYQELSNDGDYLTLSFNGNFRPDKGDNNTHTKYTENGVSSNILTLNHQDNKRASINSVFNYNKKLADWDANIFTGFQYTRESRNVDYEFLNNIDDSGYEFSQFRRQLYSGDVYSGRIDFEKKLNENYKLELGTSFTKAETTTDNVTNYASIKVPEFFNYLFKESNTGSYVNVNAEKNKWNFKAGIRMETTSAKGFDNILKDTTLSRNAVDWFPNAEISFQQNKDYVYTLNFRKTISRPGYGNLSSGGLYGSPYIEYEGNSNLIPTYTNTLSFTTSLKKWSLNASVYTSKNPMGYTLVYDDAKNISKFTLINFEKEIGASLGVDVPFEWKIWSSQNSMSVNYGKTEDSLAFVKRSTPYLYIYTNNTLKIAKNFSLLMDGYYITKRTEGLYDNNAVCVVNFGITKSLSDFDFTFRYNDLFKQMNYIQSMTYDKISSTGNFYGNTPTVSVAVKYNFGKLEKSSYKENKVNETSNRL from the coding sequence TTGAGTACACCAATTGAGATCTATTTATATGACAACGAAAATCAACTCATTAAAACGATTATAACAAAAGAGTCTAAGTTTGAATTTAATGATCTGAGATCAAATACCTATTATCTTCAAATCTCTTCCGGCGAAACGGAACAAAAAGAAAAACCATTCTTACTGAATCGCGATGAAAATTTTAATATAATTTATCACCCGAAAATAAAAGATATTGAAGCGATAACCATCACCCGTGAGAAGAAGAAATTCAGTGTAGAAAACGGAAATATCACATTAGATATTACAGATTCACCTTTAAATAAAGTGGCTACTTCTTCAGAATTATTAACTAAATTACCATTTGTAACACTCGATGCCAATGGCGAAGGTGTTTCTGTTGTCGGTAAAGGAAATCCTTTATTGTATGTTGATAATCAACGGGTAGATTTTTCTACTTTGTCCGGAATTTCCGTGGAAGATATAAAATCTGTTGAAATTATCAGAAATCCGTCTGTAAAGTATGAATCTGAAGGTAAAGCAGTGATTAAAATCAATTTAAAAAAGAGCAAAAAAGACGGCTCTAAACTATCATTATCTGAAACGGCAACCTTTCAAAAAAGATTCAGTAATTATTTTAATGCTAATTTTCAACAGAAAAAAAATAAAACAGAATGGAAAATCAATGCTGCATTCAATGCTGTTCAACATTGGGAAAGTAACGGTTATAACTATACTGTTCCAAGCAAAAATATTTCTTCAGATTATACCATCGTTTCTATTACCAATCGCCCACAAACTATTTTCGGAGCAAGTTTGTATCAGGAATTAAGTAATGACGGAGATTATCTTACTTTGTCTTTCAACGGTAATTTCCGCCCGGATAAAGGTGATAACAATACCCATACAAAATACACTGAAAATGGAGTTTCTTCAAATATACTCACCTTAAATCATCAGGATAATAAACGGGCATCGATTAACTCGGTTTTTAATTATAATAAAAAATTGGCAGATTGGGACGCCAATATTTTCACAGGATTTCAATATACAAGAGAAAGCCGCAACGTTGACTACGAGTTTCTAAATAATATTGATGATTCCGGGTATGAATTCAGTCAATTCCGAAGACAATTATATTCCGGTGATGTTTATTCTGGAAGAATTGATTTTGAAAAAAAACTCAATGAAAATTATAAATTAGAATTGGGTACAAGCTTTACAAAAGCAGAAACTACTACTGATAATGTTACTAATTATGCTTCCATAAAAGTTCCAGAATTTTTTAATTACCTCTTTAAAGAAAGCAATACAGGATCATATGTCAATGTAAATGCTGAAAAAAACAAATGGAATTTTAAGGCAGGAATTCGCATGGAAACCACTTCTGCCAAAGGTTTTGATAATATTTTGAAAGACACTACTCTTTCCCGAAATGCTGTAGACTGGTTTCCGAATGCAGAAATTTCTTTTCAACAAAATAAAGATTATGTTTATACTTTAAATTTCAGAAAAACAATCTCAAGACCTGGTTACGGCAATCTCTCTTCAGGAGGATTATACGGAAGTCCGTACATAGAATATGAAGGAAATTCGAATTTAATACCGACTTATACCAATACTCTATCTTTTACTACAAGTTTAAAAAAATGGTCGCTTAATGCATCAGTTTACACCAGTAAAAATCCGATGGGTTATACTTTGGTTTATGACGATGCAAAAAATATTTCAAAATTTACACTGATCAATTTTGAAAAAGAAATTGGCGCAAGTCTCGGTGTAGACGTTCCTTTTGAATGGAAAATTTGGTCTTCACAGAACAGTATGTCTGTCAATTATGGTAAGACAGAAGACAGTTTAGCCTTCGTTAAAAGATCGACTCCATATCTTTATATTTATACCAATAATACGTTGAAAATCGCTAAAAACTTTTCGTTGTTGATGGATGGATATTACATCACCAAACGTACAGAAGGTTTATATGATAATAATGCCGTTTGTGTTGTTAATTTCGGAATCACCAAGTCTCTGTCTGATTTTGATTTTACGTTTAGATATAATGACCTTTTTAAACAGATGAATTATATTCAAAGTATGACGTATGATAAAATTAGTTCTACAGGAAATTTCTATGGAAATACACCTACAGTTTCGGTTGCTGTAAAATATAATTTTGGCAAGCTTGAAAAATCGAGTTATAAAGAAAATAAAGTTAATGAAACTTCAAACAGATTATAA
- a CDS encoding AsmA-like C-terminal region-containing protein, with the protein MKILKWIGISIASILFLMFIIPILFPGKVSEQVKLFANKHLAGKLDYKKTHLTFFRHFPSLTVSVDDFLLKGSKPFQNDTLLAAKEVAVGINLKNLIFDGEVKIDEIYVTDAYANVFVNTKGEANYNVYVSKPSEKPKDTTSTGASIKLDLIKLRNWNIKYNDHAARVLVDAKGLNYTGKGGLSEDIFDLETDLDIDKLDFSLNRIYYAKQKTLHADLITRINTNALTFVLRKNELRINDLPLKFTGFVSILKDGYNLDINAASEKTTIRDMISVLPPQYLDWAKDTKIEGKSDLFFSLKGRFSEPQNQKPRLKARLMLKDGFVSNGKAPVPMNNFNMDLNVDLPDLNTEKLGLDLKNLNFDLGPNNNFKAVVKTKGLDEMQINADVKGAVNLQTLSQALGLKDIDARGLMDTNIKANGVFSLDKKLFPKTNGYLNLKNGWLKTKYYPNPIQNINIVANIINTDGTFKSLGVKLDPFKFDFEGNPVFVNADLQNFEDVLYKVRAKGTLNVGRIYKVFAKKGLDVSGLIMADLSLNGRQSYATTGQYSRLDNRGNLILKNIKATTEYLPKSFYIKEGNFEFENEKMWFRKFFANYGKSDFALNGYLLNTINYFIERKGTLHGKFKLKSRYILIDEFMALKDGDNSKKSIEVDYAKVENPKSSGVVIIPKNLDVSLEADAKNVEFKGLNLNNLFGLASVNKGEVFLKNTSFDVVGSRMKIDARYQDESPLTANYDIALNVLDFDVQRAYNEIDMVREMATAAKNVKGIVSLDYKLKGDFDKNMTPIYPSLEGGGVVNLRDVEVKNLKMLSAVGDNIGAKAFNNPDMKGVNIETHIKNNLIHVDKFTFKVSILRPTISGTTSFNGLLDLRVRVGILPGGLIGFPIVVTGTHEKPQVKIFSKKGQGIVDALYNEKSNKVIREERRAEKKTKRQQRKEKEAQEQKAKNAEKQVSKDLKEK; encoded by the coding sequence TTGAAAATTCTGAAATGGATAGGAATTTCCATTGCTTCCATTCTTTTTTTGATGTTCATCATTCCGATTTTATTCCCGGGAAAAGTTTCTGAGCAGGTAAAATTGTTTGCTAATAAGCATCTTGCAGGTAAACTTGACTATAAAAAAACGCATCTTACTTTTTTTAGGCATTTTCCTTCATTGACGGTTTCAGTTGATGATTTTTTATTGAAAGGTTCAAAACCTTTTCAGAATGACACTTTGCTTGCAGCAAAAGAAGTGGCAGTCGGGATTAATCTTAAAAATTTAATTTTTGATGGTGAAGTGAAAATTGATGAAATCTATGTTACAGACGCTTATGCGAATGTTTTCGTTAACACAAAAGGTGAAGCAAACTATAATGTATATGTTTCAAAACCTTCAGAAAAACCAAAAGATACAACAAGTACAGGAGCTTCAATAAAGCTTGATTTAATTAAACTAAGAAACTGGAATATCAAATATAACGATCACGCTGCAAGAGTTTTGGTTGATGCTAAAGGACTAAATTACACTGGAAAAGGAGGGTTAAGTGAAGATATTTTTGACCTTGAAACCGATTTGGATATTGATAAATTAGATTTCAGTTTAAACAGAATTTATTACGCCAAACAAAAAACTTTACACGCAGATTTAATTACCAGAATCAATACCAATGCGTTGACTTTTGTGTTGAGAAAAAATGAATTGAGAATTAATGATCTTCCATTAAAATTTACAGGTTTTGTAAGTATTCTAAAGGATGGTTACAATCTCGACATCAATGCGGCATCTGAGAAAACCACGATTCGGGATATGATTTCTGTACTTCCACCACAATATTTAGATTGGGCAAAAGACACCAAAATTGAAGGGAAAAGTGATTTGTTTTTCAGTCTGAAAGGCAGATTTAGCGAGCCGCAAAATCAAAAACCAAGATTAAAAGCACGATTAATGCTAAAAGATGGTTTTGTTTCCAATGGAAAAGCTCCGGTTCCGATGAACAATTTTAATATGGATCTTAATGTAGATTTACCCGATTTAAATACTGAAAAATTGGGACTTGACCTGAAAAATCTAAACTTCGATCTCGGTCCGAACAATAATTTCAAAGCCGTTGTAAAAACAAAAGGTTTAGACGAAATGCAGATTAATGCAGATGTAAAAGGTGCGGTGAATTTACAGACTTTAAGTCAGGCTTTAGGTTTAAAAGATATTGATGCGAGAGGTTTGATGGATACGAATATTAAAGCCAATGGAGTTTTTAGTTTAGATAAAAAATTATTCCCGAAAACGAATGGTTATCTCAATCTTAAAAATGGATGGCTGAAAACAAAATATTATCCAAATCCGATTCAGAATATCAATATTGTTGCAAATATTATCAATACAGACGGTACTTTTAAAAGTTTAGGGGTGAAGCTCGATCCTTTTAAATTTGATTTTGAAGGAAATCCTGTTTTCGTAAATGCCGATCTTCAGAATTTTGAAGATGTTCTGTATAAAGTTCGTGCAAAAGGAACTTTGAATGTAGGACGAATTTATAAAGTTTTTGCTAAAAAAGGTTTAGATGTAAGCGGATTAATTATGGCAGATTTGTCTCTGAACGGCCGACAAAGTTATGCAACAACCGGTCAGTACAGCAGATTAGACAATCGTGGGAATTTAATTTTAAAGAATATAAAAGCCACGACAGAATATCTTCCGAAATCATTTTACATTAAAGAAGGAAACTTCGAGTTTGAGAATGAAAAAATGTGGTTCAGAAAGTTTTTTGCAAACTACGGAAAATCTGATTTTGCTTTAAACGGCTATCTTTTAAACACAATCAATTATTTTATTGAAAGAAAAGGCACGCTTCACGGGAAATTTAAGTTAAAATCGAGATACATTCTCATTGATGAATTTATGGCATTGAAAGACGGTGATAATTCAAAAAAATCAATTGAAGTTGATTATGCAAAAGTTGAAAACCCAAAGAGCAGTGGCGTCGTGATTATCCCAAAAAACCTGGATGTTTCGTTGGAAGCAGATGCGAAAAATGTTGAGTTTAAAGGTTTGAATCTTAATAATCTTTTCGGCTTGGCTTCTGTCAATAAAGGTGAAGTTTTTCTTAAAAATACTTCATTTGATGTTGTAGGAAGCAGAATGAAAATAGATGCGCGTTATCAGGATGAGTCTCCATTGACAGCGAATTATGATATTGCTTTGAATGTTTTAGATTTTGATGTTCAAAGAGCGTATAATGAAATTGATATGGTTCGTGAAATGGCAACCGCAGCTAAAAATGTGAAAGGAATTGTTTCTTTGGATTATAAATTAAAAGGAGATTTTGATAAAAATATGACCCCGATTTATCCGTCCTTAGAAGGCGGAGGAGTGGTGAATCTTCGTGACGTAGAAGTGAAAAATCTTAAAATGCTTTCTGCAGTTGGAGATAATATTGGAGCAAAAGCTTTCAATAATCCCGATATGAAAGGAGTGAATATTGAAACGCACATCAAAAATAATCTGATTCACGTTGATAAATTTACTTTTAAAGTTTCGATTTTAAGACCTACCATCAGTGGAACAACCAGCTTTAATGGCTTGCTTGATTTGAGAGTTCGTGTCGGAATTCTTCCGGGAGGATTGATTGGTTTCCCAATTGTTGTTACCGGAACTCACGAAAAACCTCAGGTAAAAATATTCAGTAAAAAAGGGCAGGGAATTGTTGATGCTTTGTATAATGAAAAATCAAACAAAGTAATTCGTGAAGAAAGACGTGCCGAGAAAAAAACAAAAAGACAGCAACGAAAAGAAAAAGAAGCTCAGGAGCAGAAAGCTAAAAATGCTGAAAAACAAGTAAGCAAAGATTTAAAAGAAAAATAA